The Erythrobacter aurantius genome includes a window with the following:
- a CDS encoding DNA polymerase III subunit chi, with translation MKIDFWQLSRDPVEKVVALIAQRVMDGGERLLVVSGDLEQREAISRGLWKSGPEHFLANGEASDPGAELQPILLADTLDRANGASHVVFADGAYRDPAGFERAFLLFDEDTKQAARRTWSELDSVTGLERSYFEQVDGRWVKKR, from the coding sequence ATGAAGATCGATTTCTGGCAACTTTCGCGCGATCCGGTCGAAAAGGTTGTCGCCCTCATCGCCCAACGGGTGATGGATGGCGGCGAAAGACTGCTGGTGGTCAGCGGTGACCTGGAGCAACGCGAGGCCATTTCGCGCGGATTGTGGAAGTCCGGCCCCGAACACTTCCTTGCCAATGGCGAGGCCAGCGATCCCGGCGCCGAGCTTCAGCCGATCCTGCTCGCAGACACACTGGATCGTGCCAATGGGGCAAGCCATGTGGTGTTTGCCGATGGCGCATACCGCGACCCCGCTGGATTTGAGCGCGCCTTCCTGCTGTTCGATGAGGACACCAAACAGGCTGCGCGGCGGACGTGGAGCGAACTGGACAGCGTAACTGGACTTGAACGTTCCTATTTCGAGCAAGTCGACGGCAGGTGGGTCAAGAAACGCTGA
- the ndk gene encoding nucleoside-diphosphate kinase: MAVTRTFSIIKPDATKRNLTGAVTKMLEDAGLRVVASKRIRMTQEQAEGFYAVHKERPFFGELVEFMMSEPVVVQVLEGEDAVARNREVMGATNPADAAPGTIRKELALSIGENTVHGSDSEENAAIEIAFFFSDDEIVG; the protein is encoded by the coding sequence ATGGCGGTCACCCGCACCTTTTCGATCATCAAGCCCGACGCGACCAAGCGTAACCTGACCGGCGCCGTCACCAAGATGCTGGAAGACGCCGGCCTGCGCGTCGTTGCTTCGAAGCGCATCCGCATGACCCAGGAACAGGCCGAAGGCTTCTACGCCGTCCACAAGGAACGCCCCTTCTTCGGTGAACTCGTCGAATTCATGATGAGCGAGCCGGTGGTTGTTCAGGTGCTTGAAGGCGAAGACGCCGTCGCCCGCAACCGCGAAGTGATGGGCGCCACCAACCCGGCTGACGCCGCCCCCGGCACGATCCGCAAGGAACTCGCACTGTCGATCGGCGAAAACACCGTCCACGGTTCGGACAGCGAAGAAAACGCCGCGATCGAAATCGCGTTCTTCTTCTCGGACGACGAAATCGTCGGATAG
- a CDS encoding leucyl aminopeptidase — translation MKILFTDTSPAKVRLVARVVNQGEGMSDLDAAFVDGAEASRFKGSAGQVFEGFVTADGETKRMAVAGAGEAGSDKRKNHLERAGAALIGKYLRSGEAQMVLDLGHAGLSADDAVAVLLGVRLRSWSFDKYRTKLAEDKKVSLAKVHVLNAPAGTEAAWDRAAAIAEGVEFTKFLVTLPANILYPETFVEACQDAFKDTGAEITVLDEAEMEKLGMGALLGVGQGSRRESRLLAIRWNGGEKDEKPTVFVGKGVTFDTGGISIKPAPGMEDMKWDMGGAGAVAGGMLAMVRRKAKANVIGVMGLVENMPDGNAQRPGDVVTTMSGQTVEVLNTDAEGRLVLCDALHWAQEQYDPARIVDFATLTGAMIIALGNEHGGLFANDDNLANQLLGAGTATGDKLWRMPIGSAYDKLIDSPIADMKNIGGRWAGSITAAQFLHRFIKKGTPWAHCDIAGMVWADKPGHTHDKGATGYGARLIDQFVADNVEG, via the coding sequence ATGAAAATCCTCTTCACCGATACGTCTCCCGCCAAAGTCCGCCTCGTTGCGCGGGTCGTCAATCAGGGCGAAGGGATGAGCGATCTGGACGCTGCCTTTGTCGATGGCGCTGAGGCATCCCGGTTCAAGGGCAGCGCCGGGCAGGTGTTCGAAGGCTTCGTCACAGCCGATGGCGAAACGAAGCGCATGGCGGTGGCCGGAGCAGGTGAGGCCGGTTCTGACAAGCGCAAGAATCACCTTGAGCGCGCTGGAGCGGCCTTGATTGGAAAGTATCTGCGATCAGGCGAAGCGCAAATGGTTCTTGATCTTGGTCACGCGGGCCTGTCGGCCGATGACGCGGTGGCAGTTCTTCTCGGCGTCAGGCTGCGCAGCTGGTCGTTCGACAAGTATCGGACCAAGCTTGCAGAGGACAAGAAAGTTTCACTGGCAAAAGTCCATGTGCTGAACGCTCCGGCTGGAACCGAGGCGGCGTGGGACCGCGCGGCAGCCATTGCCGAGGGTGTCGAGTTCACAAAGTTCCTCGTCACGCTGCCCGCAAACATCCTTTACCCCGAAACCTTCGTCGAGGCTTGCCAGGACGCGTTCAAGGACACGGGCGCGGAAATCACCGTGCTGGACGAAGCCGAGATGGAAAAGCTCGGCATGGGTGCGCTGCTGGGCGTGGGTCAGGGTTCGCGCCGGGAATCGCGCCTGCTCGCGATCCGCTGGAACGGCGGCGAAAAGGACGAAAAGCCGACCGTGTTTGTCGGCAAGGGCGTGACCTTCGACACCGGCGGTATCTCGATCAAGCCGGCACCGGGCATGGAAGACATGAAGTGGGACATGGGCGGTGCAGGGGCCGTTGCCGGTGGTATGCTGGCGATGGTTCGGCGCAAGGCAAAGGCAAATGTCATCGGCGTGATGGGGCTGGTCGAAAACATGCCCGATGGCAATGCGCAGCGCCCCGGCGATGTCGTCACCACCATGAGCGGCCAGACGGTCGAAGTGCTCAACACCGATGCCGAAGGGCGGCTGGTGCTGTGCGACGCTCTGCATTGGGCGCAAGAGCAGTATGATCCTGCCCGCATCGTCGATTTCGCGACGTTGACCGGGGCGATGATCATCGCGCTCGGCAATGAGCACGGCGGGCTGTTCGCCAATGACGATAACCTCGCCAACCAGCTGCTGGGAGCGGGTACTGCAACCGGGGACAAGCTGTGGCGGATGCCGATCGGCTCTGCCTATGACAAGCTGATCGACAGCCCGATCGCCGACATGAAGAACATCGGCGGGCGCTGGGCCGGTTCGATCACGGCGGCGCAATTCCTGCACCGCTTCATCAAGAAGGGCACCCCTTGGGCGCATTGCGACATCGCGGGCATGGTATGGGCCGACAAGCCCGGTCACACCCACGACAAGGGTGCAACCGGATACGGCGCGCGGCTGATCGACCAGTTCGTGGCTGACAACGTCGAAGGGTAG
- a CDS encoding DUF2256 domain-containing protein, with product MPKMRKKSDLPSKICETCGLPFTWRKKWERDWDNVRYCSERCKRSKRTAAN from the coding sequence ATGCCGAAAATGCGCAAGAAATCGGACCTGCCATCGAAAATCTGCGAGACTTGCGGGCTGCCGTTCACCTGGCGCAAGAAATGGGAGCGCGATTGGGACAACGTGCGCTATTGTTCGGAACGGTGCAAACGCAGCAAGAGGACTGCAGCCAACTGA